From a region of the Daphnia magna isolate NIES linkage group LG1, ASM2063170v1.1, whole genome shotgun sequence genome:
- the LOC116936403 gene encoding mRNA (2'-O-methyladenosine-N(6)-)-methyltransferase, producing MTDISASKRESLPGWEPGSVAALAAVASSSSGGPYPTVGLYSNQSGSSSSGSSGGNGGVPLPPPHLPSPYSSFSQPIPSSASSSTPYAQPQGLPQGYPYHALESYPGQHLGYPLPHTSHHPYHHHQTQSYPGLPSSSLSPQNYPPHSSMMVHPYHHHHHLYSPQQPAAPTQSPGMGYTLTVHPQQQQQQHGEVHHQAPQQPQQQQQPVVSQSQPGYPPLSYQQAPTGSTQQGISMPISTYIPPVQTYEPPLERSENPPQIQRPTPILAEREVNTNSAHMAPQTPNSAVPISFHLQQQQTSPAPPSPGSSGMMTPGGGSHPDLEHDLPPELLQQGWRKMWSKRENRIYFWNKTNGESLWEMPPLRANYDPVSDPLGIQQPNQQPAGAIKRRASDDGIGSPLAKRFILSGPWDLEVPTNAVVFERSPLSWPHPHPDIEAYRATLVTKLRQAYQEMCHSREAIDAPRDSFNRWLLERKVADSGTDPLFPGQCQPEVSLSMYKEIMNDLPMKLERPKFTGDARKQLSKYAEAAKKMIETRNVSSESRKIVKWNVEETFQWLRRTVGATYDDFQERLAHLKRQCQPHLTEAAKSSVEGICIKMNNLSAEYAKKIRDKHNELLKENGLADLEPNVNLLHPRKVWCYPVLFALPCPRLPPVEFLPDKDQTLLRYKGDAVRINNLHFQKLEQLYRYNCFEDRKFEWFLPRVWCLLKRYQSYMGGQTSNEGQGTQGALPLTVFEALYKHFGVSFECFASPLNCYFRQFASAFPDTDGYFGSRGPILEFKPVSGSFEANPPFCEEFMDTMVTHFEKLLSDSSEPLSFIVFIPEWREPAPPVLKRLEESSWKRRQVVVPTFEHEYRHGYQHLVPKSEINVRAAHGTVIVWLQNEAGYQKWGPTDERVDALLEAYRPGRERERDRQELLSPPRPNQPLDGPIANMGSMLNVNGSSAITGMKPI from the exons atgactGATATCAGTGCCAGCAAACGTGAATCGCTGCCTGGATGGGAACCAGGGTCGGTTGCAGCATTGGCTGCAGTCGCCTCCTCATCATCCGGCGGACCGTACCCGACTGTCGGTCTTTACTCGAACCAGTCTGGGAGTAGTAGTAGCGGAAGCAGTGGTGGAAACGGCGGCGTTCCACTGCCACCCCCTCACCTGCCATCACCCTACTCGTCATTCTCGCAACCGATCCCCTCTTCCGCCTCGTCCTCTACTCCTTATGCGCAGCCTCAAG GTTTGCCACAGGGCTATCCTTACCATGCATTGGAGAGCTACCCTGGCCAGCATTTGGGTTATCCATTACCCCATACGTCTCATCATCcctatcatcatcatcaaacgCAATCATACCCTGGGTTGCCATCTAGCTCTTTGTCTCCGCAAAATTATCCGCCTCATTCCAGCATGATGGTTCATCcttatcatcatcatcatcatctttaTTCACCCCAACAACCTGCAGCGCCGACCCAGTCACCAGGAATGGGCTACACGCTGACCGTTCAtccgcaacaacaacaacaacaacatggtGAAGTCCACCACCAGGCCCCACAGCAgccgcaacaacaacagcaaccagTAGTTAGTCAATCACAACCTGGATATCCACCACTGAGCTATCAACAAGCACCGACTGGATCGACCCAACAGGGAATTAGTATGCCAATATCAACTTACATCCCTCCTGTGCAGACATACGAGCCACCCTTGGAAAGATCTGAGAATCCCCCACAAATTCAGCGACCGACGCCGATCCTTGCCGAACGGGAAGTGAATACAAATTCCGCACACATGGCTCCTCAGACGCCGAATTCGGCGGTGCCCATATCGTTCCATCTTCAGCAACAGCAGACGTCACCCGCTCCTCCATCTCCAGGTTCTTCGGGCATGATGACACCGGGAGGAGGATCTCATCCAGATCTGGAACACGATCTCCCGCCAGAGCTGCTCCAACAGGGATGGAGAAAGATGTGGTccaaaagagaaaatcgaATTTATTTTTGGAACAAGACTAATGGCGAGTCACTTTGGGAAATGCCTCCCCTTCGAGCAAAC TACGACCCGGTATCTGACCCACTCGGTATTCAACAACCAAACCAGCAGCCTGCGGGAGCTATCAAACGGCGTGCATCTGATGATGGAATTGGCAGTCCTTTGGCCAAACGCTTTATTCTCTC GGGTCCGTGGGATTTGGAAGTGCCTACCAACGCTGTAGTGTTTGAAAGGAGTCCACTTAGCTGGCCCCATCCTCACCCAGATATTGAGGCTTACCGAGCAACTTTGGTTACCAAACTTCGCCAGGCCTACCAAGAAATGTGCCATTCTAGGGAAG CTATCGACGCTCCTAGAGATTCGTTTAACCGCTGGCTGCTAGAGCGAAAAGTGGCGGACAGTGGCACGGATCCACTCTTTCCTGGCCAATGCCAACCCGAAGTGTCACTCTCCATGTACAAGGAGATCATGAACGATTTACCCATGAAGCTGGAACGCCCAAAGTTCACGGGTGATGCACGAAAGCAGCTGTCTAAATACGCGGAAGCGGCCAAAAAAATGATAGAGACAAG GAATGTAAGCTCCGAGAGCCGTAAAATTGTCAAATGGAATGTGGAAGAAACTTTTCAGTGGTTACGACGAACTGTTGGCGCTACCTATGACGACTTCCAAGAACGGCTGGCGCACCTTAAACGTCAATGTCAACCGCACCTGACGGAAGCTGCCAAATCATCCGTTGAGGGTATCTGCATCAAAATGAATAATCTTTCAGCAGAATATGCAAAAAAGATACGAGACAAGCACAACGAGTTACTGAAGGAGAATGGACTTGCTG ATTTGGAACCTAATGTGAACCTACTCCACCCGAGAAAGGTATGGTGTTATCCGGTCCTCTTTGCCCTCCCATGTCCTCGATTGCCGCCAGTCGAATTTCTTCCCGATAAGGACCAGACGTTGCTACGCTACAAAGGTGATGCAGTACGAATTAACAATCTCCATTTTCAGAAACTG GAACAGCTATATCGGTACAACTGTTTCGAAGACCGCAAGTTTGAGTGGTTTCTGCCGCGTGTTTGGTGTTTACTCAAGCGGTATCAGTCCTACATGGGCGGACAGACAAGTAATGAAGGCCAAGGCACTCAGGGTGCTCTCCCGTTGACCGTCTTTGAAGCCCTTTATAAGCACTTTGGTGTCTCTTTCGAGTGCTTTGCCTCCCCGCTCAACTGCTACTTCCGCCAGTTTGCCTCCGCTTTTCCCGACACAGACGGCTATTTTGGCTCCAGAGG GCCAATTCTCGAATTTAAGCCAGTATCGGGATCTTTTGAAGCCAATCCACCCTTTTGCGAAGAGTTTATGGATACGATGGTCACACATTTCGAGAAGCTTTTATCCGACTCCAGCGAACCACTGTCTTTCATTGTTTTCATACCAGAATGGCGAGAGCCAGCCCCACCTGTTCTTAAAAGACTGGAAGAATCATCGTGGAAGAGACGTCAGGTTGTTGTGCCCACCTTCGAACACGAATACCGACATGGTTATCAACACCTCGTCCCAAA ATCTGAAATAAATGTTAGGGCGGCACATGGGACAGTCATCGTTTGGTTACAGAACGAAGCCGGATACCAAAAGTGGGGACCAACAGATGAACGTGTAGATGCTTTACTGGAAGCTTACCGGCCTGGTCGAGAAAGAGAACGAGATCGCCAAGAGCTTCTAAGTCCTCCAAGACCAAATCAGCCACTTGATGGGCCTATTGCTAACATGGGTAGCATGTTAAATGTCAACGGTAGCTCAGCAATTACTGGTATGAAACCCATTTGA